The genomic segment gatacttTGTTAATCCCCAGGGGGAAACTGGGGAATGACATATGGTCTATATGGTGCAGCTCTCTTGCTTGCTCACCACTATACTGATGGTTTCGTAGAGGCCCTGGGCCCGGGCTGTGCCCCCCAGGACGGCCTGGGCCACAGAGATCAGGGCGTCAGAGTGGATGTCCACTCCGCTCCGCCTGAACACCGGGCTCCTCTGGACCTGCAGGAGGACATatcaaacacatcaaacacactttCCAAAATACTCTGACAATCTTAGTGCAATTATCCATTTGTTCAATTGCAGGCATACTGCTTTAAAAGCTCCAAAAGAGCAGGAAAATAATGAAAGAATTCTAGTGAGAAAATCTGTGACAGACGCAATGCAGTGCAAACTCACCCTGAACGTAATGAGGATTTCTCTCTTCCCTACTGACATGCGCACTGTCTGACCATCTTCCACTCCTGGAAGACAATATCaccaaaattattattttggccCAGTGAATTTTCCATTATATCAAATCCCTTTTAGTTTTAAAAACCTCAGCACACTCTTAAACATAGgtgtacatgcacaaacacaaacacacacacacatcaatataGTGGAACGTTAAAACTCAAAATGTTGCTACTTGTGAGAGTTGCCTGGGTGAAAACCTACCGGCAGGTACCGGCACAGTGACGGTCTGCCTCTGCTTGGTTTGGCCTGAACCTCGGCACAGCGCGCAGGGCGTGGTTATGATGGATCCCCTCCCACCGCAGCGCCGACACGAGGAGCGCATCATGAAGGGACCTGTGTTGATTGACTCCtacaacagacagaaagagtaTAATATGTGGCTAGTGGCACAGAAGAACTGTATGGTAAAGGCCTGATAGGCCAAAAAAGGCAGGGCTCTCCTAAGGGCTGATTCATACTTCATGCGTGGCTAGAAGTGCGGGAGCCGTCCGTGACATTGATGTTCATGCTTCTCATGACAACCATGCACCTGAAAACTCTAGCACTTTAGTGGCACTGGAGGAAAAAACACCcccaacaagaaaaaataaatcagaatcagaaagtAGTTCTGCTTGCTCCTTGTTGAGCCTCCAATGCAGCTGTTTTGGGCGAAATTACGTCATTTTGACTGCGCACACTCAGTCATTTCCGTGTGAAACATGAACCAGCCTTAAGGGGAAGAATTAGAGGCACACAGCAAATCTATGGCAATACATATGGCCTTTAAACAAGAATGACATATCGTTTATCCATCAAAATCATGTAGAGGTTTGTTCCTCGTCACTTTTTTGGGGACAGTAGGAAGGTTGACAAGGAAGCAGTAGGAATAGGGGagacacaagaaagaaagataagaCAGGATTTCTTGTCAATCAGGcgaaatgtgttttaaatggaGTCATGGGTTGGTGTTTCTTGTTAGCATTTACCATTTCATGTCTCTTAATAAGAAGACAAAGAATGTAATGTGACaatttattgatccccttaAGGAAACTCTTTTCGCCTGCCTCCCTTACACAAGGAGGTCAGAGCAAACGgtgctggtagggattcagtgtcttgctcggGGCTTGAAGCCTAGTTAAAGCCACTGGTTAAAGGGAGGTCACCTTAGGGCGTGTGTCCATATAGCGTTTTTCTCTGGCAGAAAAGCGCTGGCAGGGCGCTGAAGAGGGCTTCATCCCAGCTGCGcgtggattttgtttctatgacaacAATATCTCAACAATATCTTGACAACATATCACTACTCGCGCTGGTGACGACACCAGCGCCTTTCTGAAAAGTTCAGAGATTTTCAACTAGAAGCGCTCGGAGCGGCCGCACAAAAAAGTCGGAGCGCTCTGAAAAAAGACGCAGGGTGCAGCGCTTTTTCTCTAGGCGGCCGCATACGCTCTCTCCTCATTGGGAACAACTGAAAAAAGCTGTcactcagaaaaaaacactgtatgGACACTCAGCCTTACTCTCTGCAGCACCCTGCTGCCACCTCTTGCTCTGTAACTCACCATGCCGGTGCCGTTGCAGTAGTGACAGTGTGAGACCTTGGTGCCCGGCTCGCTGCCCTTCCCGTCACACCTCTGACAGGCGTCGTCAATGTTCACCGTCATCTCCTTGCTCACGCCCTTTGCTGCCTGGGCAAACGTAAGCTCCATCACAAACTGTggaaacacacagggagagggagaaattaCATACTTCAATACATTTAAACAGTTGAGGTTCATTGTTTGCTGCATTATATTTCCacacaatacattttacatGCATATATATAGATACCTACCTACAGGTACATTCAGGTACTTGCAGGGTACAGCTAAGATGCTGGTGATGCTACCAGTCACTTTTAATGCCGTTAGCTTAACAATGTTAGCATTCTTACAACCTGTTAACAACAGAGAGATCtaaatatgtaaaagtcaacatggcTAACTTCAGCATAGTggctaacaaaaaaaaaacatagatatGTTTACAGCAATAGCAAAACTTGCGGTTTGGTTGGGGAAACGTGCATCCCCATTGTTTCTCGttggttcattttttttttaccacttcTGCATTTCAATCTATTTGTCTGCATTAGACATTATGCTATAATCCTGCCTGCCCTAACCTCAGGTCTTTGTTCAAACATGCTGCGGAAGTCTCCGAAGCCCCCGCCTCCGGTGAACTCTCCAAAGATTTTCCTGAAGAGTTCCTCAGGGTCGACGTTCGCCCCTCCGGCCCTGTAGTACTGCTGCTGGCCTGCCGCCCCCCCGCGGCTGGGGTCGAAGCCCGCCGCACCATACGTGTCATACTGCTTCCTCTTCACCTCGTCACTCAGCACCTGCACACAAAACAGCAGACCTGAGGTGAGTGTGAACAGCTGTGACTCCTAGCCTCACTTTGCAATtagcacaaaacacacaggagaaggTCTGAGAGCAGCTCAATGGTTTAAGCGAATAAGGATGGTAGTGGGAGGCTGCCTAGTTCACTGACTGCTGGTTTATACTGCTAAAGTGTACTTTAccaatatgtactgtatatgtgtgaagCTAGAATTAAATAAAGATACTACGGTAAAACACACTGGGCATTCCCTTGCTTTAGGTTCCTGTGGTTGTATCTGCCTTTGTATGAATAAACtacacacataggctacatgtAAAGGCCCTCTAACAGTGCAAAACGTCCAAATGCCAGCATCCACTCTTGCCAGTCCAGCACATCTTACTGTGGAATACGTCTGGAGGACTGAATAACATCGCTCCAGGAAGCTGCTCATCTTTAAGCACTAGATCCACTGTACTTTAAATAAACTGCAGAGGGAATTATGATGTTCTTGTAAATATTACGCATGATGTTTTGTACCTCATAGGCTTCAGCCAGCTTGGCAAACTTCTCTTTGGCCTCCGGGTCGTCTGGGTTGGTGTCCGGGTGGTACTTCTTCGCCATCTGAAGAGGGACAACCAAAGTTTAATGAAGACAGACCAAAAAGTGGGAGGGAAGATGACTGCACAGAGTGCGTCAGATTCAAACTCATACAGTCCTCTTCCTAAAGGCATCCTAACAGGCCCAGTTTCTTAATACACTAGGTGTCTATGCCTGCTCACAATCTCTTGTTCTACTATCAAAACACTTTCATCCACTTTCCATTGCTCTTCACTGTTAACAATGACATATTACTAAGAATATTTATGTAGGTAGACAGCTCAAGCTCCTTAAAATAGTGTGTTTCTGACCTGGTAGTAGGCCTTCTTGATGTCCTTCTGTGTTGCAGTGCGGGCGACCCCCAACACTTCATAGAAGTCCTGCTTGTTGGCTGAGAGGCTGCTGGTGTGGAAAAAGTGGCAGCCAATGACATGGGGACATCTCACCCCTGCAGAGAAAAAGATCCATAAAGGATTTATAAATCATGACTTTTATGTGCAGTCAAATATATCTGCAATAGCTTAGGGTTGCTGTTTTGTGTGCACAGCACCAAGTGAATGTTGTGGGAAGCTGGTTATCAATCCCACGGACTGCATTAAAGCACGAGCAAAGTATGAATGAGCGAAAAATACAATTAACTTAGCTTGGTTGCATTTAGGCCCTCAGCCCTGCATTTAAGCACTTTGTCAGGATTGCCCATGTTATTTTGGACAGGCTGTTATTAGGAAGCTCTGAGTGAGTCTGTTGACTCTTTTGAGCAGCTCCTAAAACCCACTTTTATAGGCTGCCCTTTTAATGAAAAGTGGTTATATGGgattcttctttttatttggttatgatttgtgtgtatgtacgattttatgtgtgtatattgtgtacaaatgtgtgtatgaatgtttgATGTTGCATGTGTTGTACTttataaatgtgttattttaagATAAGGGTTTGTCTCTTGAAGTTGTTTTATTACAATGAGTCCTTttatgtcttttctttctttttattctctctttgtgaagcgctttgtaaactgtgtgttttaaaaagtcggtatataaataaagttttacttgcTTACTTACTGATACATCAGTGCCAGGAGAGTGCAGGACAAAGCTACAATCAAACACCCAGGCTAACAGTCGTGTTAGCTAATACTGTGGTAAATAGGCAATATTCCTTACAACATATCCTTTTGCACTGCATAGTCAGTGTCGCTATGCTGCACCCACAGTGCGGTATGTTTAGTCATTTGGGTTTATTCACAGTACATTCACTTATGTTGGTATGGCACATATAGCAGTAGTGGCCAGTTTGAGGAAAGCTGCTGGCAGACTTATATCCTTATTTCTCCATACAGCTTTCCTAACTTACACAGACAGGTACTATGTAGACATGACAGGGCCAGTGCGGTACTGATATACAGCAGTAGTTACAGCAAAACATTATCAGAGGACAGTTACATCATACTTAGACCAAGGCTACTGAGCCTGGATGAACTGTAGTAGCTAGCAATAGCTGCTATTTCTAATTTGGCATTAACATTAGCACATTACaatgcctggatgagtgggaatTTGACATTTAAAGGGACCAGGCATAAACTAAAGGGGCTATAACAGCTGACGACCGTTGATAGCTCTAACTTCACCTTGCTAGTCCAGTTAGCgaccctcctctctcctcttgctaGTATCATACCTGTCAGTCCTCTCAATGTCACGGCATTTCCAGGTCTCCAGGAGCTCCGGGTGTCCGCTATCCTACATCGATGTGTCTTCTGTATCGCAGCTGCACAGCCTTCTCCATGTCTTACGGGGAGAAGCGGCAAACGAGCCCGACGGTGTCCAGAAGAAACTGCCGTTGAGAACCAGCGTGTTGGGAGCCGGGCAGCGGAGGACGCCATTTTCGCGTCACTACTGTCAACGGTCAGCGGTGATCTGCGCATGTGCGAgctctgaaaaaataaaaataaaacgaCGATATGCAAAAACACAAGTTAGATATGGGTACATAACTTTAAGtaaacattaaaggaaaaatatatatgatattttactgttaattaaaggaaaaatctattttcacttttggtgggtggggtcaaaggtcagggtcagctacagaacagcatcaGCGCCCCTGGATCCATGGGgccatgctgctgctcccaTATTCATCAATTTAACATGTAAGAGCTGTTGTTCTTCACTGATGAAGTGTCGTTTTGTGGCATTCCCTGAGTAAACCACTGAAATGTCCagcctctaaaaaaaaaaaaaaaagcatatggcCCCTAGGCAAGTGCTGTAGCTCAgtctattcctcctcctcccttctcatcAATCATCATCAAACTCTTCTTCACTCATGCAAAGAGCGAACTTGTTGTTTAACCAGTGATAAGTGACACAGCAAGCAAGGGTGGGAGAGAGCCTTGTTATCTGGGAAATCAGACTCATCTGCACCCCATTAACTTCTGCCTATATATTCTGTAGAAGCTGTCGGAGGAGCATCTGGAAGGATCCACAGAGCTGTACAGCCATATACCATGAAGGCACCCTTTAAATACTCTGTTAATATACTTTTGGACTCATTCTTGAAGGGGGGGATGTTGACTATATCACCAGTAATGCATATTGACATATCTAGAGTTCGATTTATCCTAgtaccaaaataaaaaaaatggacaaaacCAGATGCTCCTGGACAGTGTCCATCTTTCTGTAAGAGACTGAACAGCATCAACCCATGGTGGTGAATATGGAGTCCAAGCAGTGCTGTGTACTGTATGGTATGAGTAAACTGAAAGTGGAGTTATGCACAAATAAtgcacagccatcagtcatgcattaattaaaatcatCGAGGACAACATAAAGTTTCCAAAACAATGTGGTCCATTTATTAGCTATAAACAATATTAAAAAGTAATAAAGACTACATACTAGTACCTATATACTGAAAATATGTGCAAATGACTTTTCACAGAATGCAGACTTCTTTGACAGAAATAATCTGCAGAAGTTATATTTGTTATctgtgctgttgtactgtactgttagaatttgttttcctttatcaGCATACTGTGAAATCTATTTGGAGgatgtttttatttcaaatttcaGTAGACTATCCTGTGGGACTGAAATTTCTATATCATAACATTGTATTGCTTCCATAGAGATAGATTTTTGTTAAAGACCACTACTCATGCACCAAAGAGACAGTAGATGGCGTCACTAAACTATGAATGACTTTGATCTCCACACTGCAGCCTATTGTACTGAGAAAATTGGACTTCCTCTAGTTCTGTAACTGACTTGTATAAGCATTTGGTAAGTGCTGATACAAactgataaaataataataatgataaaaatgctCAAATATTCAAGAAACTTGTTTGCCTCACAGCACCAGTCAGATTCTAATCTCACAGTCACAACAAGGACTGTGATTGGTCGTCGGCCTCTGGGTGTTAGGGTGAGGGTTCAAAGGTCACTGAAGGGGGAGTGCAAAGCTCCTGTGCATCAGTCAGAGGTCAAGACCAGGTCAGACC from the Centroberyx gerrardi isolate f3 chromosome 3, fCenGer3.hap1.cur.20231027, whole genome shotgun sequence genome contains:
- the LOC139909250 gene encoding dnaJ homolog subfamily A member 3, mitochondrial-like encodes the protein MASSAARLPTRWFSTAVSSGHRRARLPLLPVRHGEGCAAAIQKTHRCRIADTRSSWRPGNAVTLRGLTGVRCPHVIGCHFFHTSSLSANKQDFYEVLGVARTATQKDIKKAYYQMAKKYHPDTNPDDPEAKEKFAKLAEAYEVLSDEVKRKQYDTYGAAGFDPSRGGAAGQQQYYRAGGANVDPEELFRKIFGEFTGGGGFGDFRSMFEQRPEFVMELTFAQAAKGVSKEMTVNIDDACQRCDGKGSEPGTKVSHCHYCNGTGMESINTGPFMMRSSCRRCGGRGSIITTPCALCRGSGQTKQRQTVTVPVPAGVEDGQTVRMSVGKREILITFRVQRSPVFRRSGVDIHSDALISVAQAVLGGTARAQGLYETISIVIPPSCPADQVIRLQGKGIRRMNSYSYGDHYVHIKIRVPKKLTRRQRSLMLSYAEEETDVAGTVNGVDPSAGGGSSSSSTAGSAAGSTSTEEGQDKQQKEEEEGGFFSKLKKMFS